The DNA segment ACCTCATGGGCGACCCGGCTTTGCGCATCGGATTGCCGCCCACCGAAATCCAGCTTTCACTGGCCAAATCGAGCCTCAGCATGGGCGATTCGTTGCTGGTGAGTGGATCTGTCGCTGGTGGGCTGAGTGGCTTAGTGCTACTCGAAGTGGTCAACGATGCCGACTCGGTGGTGGCCGAAAAAGTGGTGCAAGTCAGTAACGGGCGGTTTGAGGCGTGCCTGGCTGAGGTCACTTCAGGGTTTGCCCAGCACTGGCAAGAGGGCAAGGGGCCGGGGGTAGTCCGTGCTTATTTCTGGAATGAACAGACCGACGGGATGGGGGCAATAACGTTCCGCCTCAACGAGCTCCACTTTGTTCAGGTGTTCACCGAACCTCCGTGCCCGGCCCACCTTGACTCGGTGTGGATATCGACAAAGGTGGCGGTTTCTCCGTCGCTGTCGCCTGGCGGGCCTACGGCCGTATACACCGAGTGGTCGCGGAACAGTGCTACCTGGACGCGCATCGACATGACACCGAACGGAGAGGGATTCTACCGCACCGTGGCCCCCATTCAGGTGGAAGGGGGTGCGCGCGTGTATTATCGCATTGTGGCCGAGTACAGTGCCAGCGCGGCCGGTGTTTTGGTGAGCCAGACGTTTTCTTATGAAGTGGCCCGGGCAGCGGACATTGCCGTAAAGGGAGAAAGCATGGTGGTTGCCGGTGTCTCCTCGCTCCAGGTGAGCACCACCATCACCAATGCGGGCGAGGTGGAGACCGGTCCCTTTCTCGTGCACTTGTTCGATGTCACTTCAGGAGCCAGTGCTCTTTTGGCGCCTGAGATTCATATCGGCAACTTGCCCAGGGGTGCGGATACCACGGTCACTTTTGTGTGCAAACACGAGGTGAGCGGGTGGCGTACGCTGCGCGTCGTGGTGGACTCGGCGAGGGCGGTGCGGGAACAAAACCGTGCCAACAATGCGGTGCAACGCACAAGGTGGATTGTACCCCAGGCCACGGGTACGGGCGACTGGGCAATCGCGCCGGACGTGAACTTTTCTCTGAGCATTCCCCCGCAAGCCATGGCCCATAGTACCGCGATTGCAGTGAGCGGCATGATGCTGCAGCACTTTGCCCCAGGCGCTTCCAAGGCGAAGGACCTGGTGCCTGTTCGACTCAAGGACGGGAAGTCCAACTACCTCTACGCCCTCGTGAGTGACGACAGCACGATTAGTTTCACCAGCCCCTATCACGTGACGATGTTTTTTGACAAGGGCGATACGTTGGCAATGCATGCTGCTTCGCTGGGAAGGTTGAAGCTTTATGCCTGGGACGCTCGGGCCTCCCAGTGGGTCTACTTGGACAGCCAGGTGGATGTGCAGGAGGCGAAGGTGTCCGCCACCGCCACCGCGCTCTTCCCGGTGTATGGGCTTTTCGTGAATGCCGACAATCAGGCGCCAACCATTAGGGTCAAATTCGAAGGCCAGACCTTTGCCGATGGTGACTTTGTCCCTGCCAAGCCCAGCATCGTGGCCATTGTTGAGGACGCCAGTCCTCTGGATAAT comes from the candidate division KSB1 bacterium genome and includes:
- a CDS encoding C25 family cysteine peptidase, coding for RTYVPTMLEYTTTWGVLSSDNYFACVSGDDVLPDLYVGRLPVASAEEAGAVIAKIIQYERYPLLGQWRRQLGLITGTGTATRNEFEMNADYLQRNCTPPEIRVRRLSTDTRSPHMGSTEELVKLFEEGTVIMNFIGHGGGGVFSDEELFQIDDVKLLKNTMKFPVLFSLTCFIGYFDSPTKASLGEELLRAPARGIVAHFGSAGRARLYGDQLLNVALFKSLFVNGRRRVGQVTTEGKLGMLGGGFRYPDEAKSFNLMGDPALRIGLPPTEIQLSLAKSSLSMGDSLLVSGSVAGGLSGLVLLEVVNDADSVVAEKVVQVSNGRFEACLAEVTSGFAQHWQEGKGPGVVRAYFWNEQTDGMGAITFRLNELHFVQVFTEPPCPAHLDSVWISTKVAVSPSLSPGGPTAVYTEWSRNSATWTRIDMTPNGEGFYRTVAPIQVEGGARVYYRIVAEYSASAAGVLVSQTFSYEVARAADIAVKGESMVVAGVSSLQVSTTITNAGEVETGPFLVHLFDVTSGASALLAPEIHIGNLPRGADTTVTFVCKHEVSGWRTLRVVVDSARAVREQNRANNAVQRTRWIVPQATGTGDWAIAPDVNFSLSIPPQAMAHSTAIAVSGMMLQHFAPGASKAKDLVPVRLKDGKSNYLYALVSDDSTISFTSPYHVTMFFDKGDTLAMHAASLGRLKLYAWDARASQWVYLDSQVDVQEAKVSATATALFPVYGLFVNADNQAPTIRVKFEGQTFADGDFVPAKPSIVAIVEDASPLDNELRPVRVVLDAVELAPAEFSVRSTSEAPNVLFVGFTPELAPGPHHLQVTAYDVHGNKGIAEVSFVVSEHFTLRSIANHPNPFASETVIAFTLTAEADELQLRIYSTSGRMVRDLSNQVESVVGYTEVVWDGRDEEGDEVANGVYFLKLVAKKGQARIETIEKIARLR